A genomic stretch from Maniola jurtina chromosome 26, ilManJurt1.1, whole genome shotgun sequence includes:
- the LOC123878278 gene encoding uncharacterized protein LOC123878278 produces MRVRRVVRARPEARRTAREGHTFCKTTAEVVSESEEITFHEFPREVHLRAAWLRALGKQDTLLPEPAVVCSQHFLNDDIYETESGSRRIRTGAVPSPVLVCMICLDTHSKLFLMSKYQLEEAYEHLVGHPLCGQGKLKQTLCVQCAQRLVNFSAFRDKSLRARSLMMELLDRHEVITIRHVKLISRVKYQLQSDIVSAVSEPDYCDVYIAHSDADGRTELDATAATDEAVAVKPEAEPAAAQTELYPFSHMIPKPESSEDCEQASGKTTNFTRVLAPMLRQIS; encoded by the exons atgcgggtgcggcgcgtggtGCGGGCGCGGCCGGAGGCGCGGCGTACGGCGCGAG AAGGGCACACCTTCTGCAAAACCACGGCGGAGGTCGTCTCGGAATCCGAGGAGATTACATTTCACGA GTTCCCCAGAGAAGTGCATCTCCGTgctgcttggctcagagccctcggcaaacaagacactctcctgccagagcctgctgtggtctgctcgcagcattttctgaacgatgacatttatgaaacagaaagtggctcaAGGCGGATTCGTACTGGTGCTGTCCCCTCACCAGTGCTG gtctgcatgatatgcctggaCACTCACAGCAAGCTGTTTCTGATGAGTAAATATCAGTTGGAAGaagcatatgaacatttagtgggACATCCT TTGTGTGGTCAAGGAAAGCTCAAACAAACGCTTTGTGTGCAATGTGCCCAGAGACTGGTGAACTTTAGCGcattcagagacaagagcttgagagcgcgctccctgatgatggagctacttgacagacatgaagtg ATAACTATACGACATGTCAAATTGATAAGCCGCGTAAAATACCAACTACAGTCCGACATTGTCTCGGCGGTGTCGGAGCCCGACTACTGCGATGTGTACATAGCACACtccgacgcggacggacggacagaactaGACGCGACTGCCGCAACTGACGAAGCAGTTGCAGTCAAACCGGAAGCCGAGCCAGCCGCCGCCCAAACAGAGTTATATCCTTTCAGCCACATGATTCCCAAGCCGGAGTCGTCGGAGGACTGCGAGCAAGCTTCGGGTAAGACAACTAACTTTACACGCGTTTTAGCTCCTATGTTGCGACAGATATCTTAG
- the LOC123878484 gene encoding PR domain zinc finger protein 5-like, with protein sequence MANVNANKNKGPIINPALCRCCHSIKKCRLLTAEYEFNGSKEVYCDMFMDVFGLLLPHLDGDSMECCICATCVSRLREASDFRKQVLQSEQLFLDSRLKENDKNVTLEIKLEPTCDSDTRDGVSDSVHHSDDSEADTKMDKDAQIMNVTSTVTKKSLKRTRNGHKLLDQMSAAGKIQRLHRKMEKLLNPEPPEKPQTKKHAEPMDQNRMALINTVLIVTYSYACPFLNRISFYYCFYCKDQFTSPTELRDHTLSHDPKLFENTIEHNKIPIVDITRIDCRLCSEKIDDIETFKTHITSKHQKVLYPVANEFLKFKLTPNNLTCTECDAVFPFFDSLKKHMVEHFGTHTCDECGARFIEVSLLRSHIKKKHNKVDANYPCEICGKNLKSKYSMGLHVATVHEKKPTVNCYKCDAAFLSYALRNRHLIEAHGDQRTFPCKLCDKVYNRRKTLIEHHRRNHLKVFNHQCELCAQTFYLPSSLQEHMAVHTGERNFKCEHCDKSYPGLKSLQCHMRSHKR encoded by the exons atggctaatgtgaatgcaaataaaaacaAGGGCCCCATTATAAACCCAGCGCTGTGTCGTTGCTGCCACTCCATAAAGAAATGTCGCCTCCTCACCGCAGAATATGAGTTCAATGGCTCCAAGGAGGTGTATTGTGATATGTTTATGGATGTATTTGGTCTACTT CTACCACATCTAGACGGCGACAGCATGGAGTGCTGCATATGCGCCACCTGCGTGTCCCGGCTGCGCGAGGCCAGTGACTTCAGGAAGCAAGTGCTGCAGTCTGAGCAGCTATTTTTAGATTCACGCCTCAAGG AAAATGACAAGAACGTAACGCTGGAAATTAAACTAGAACCAACCTGCGACTCTGACACAAGGGATGGAGTTAGCGACTCAGTACACCATAGTGACG ATTCAGAAGCAGACACAAAAATGGATAAGGATGCACAGATTATGAATGTGACGAGTACTGTGACCAAGAAGTCATTGAAGAGAACCAGGAATGGACACAAGTTGTTAGATCAGATGAGCGCAGCTGGGAAGATCCAGAGGCTGCACAGAAAAATGGAGAAGTTATTGAATCCag AGCCACCAGAGAAACCGCAAACGAAAAAGCATGCTGAGCCGATGGACCAAAACCGCATGGCGCTCATCAATACCGTTTTAATAGTTACCTACTCATACGCCTGTCCGTTCCTCAATCGGATAAGCTTCTACTACTGCTTCTATTGTAAAGACCAGTTCACGAGCCCCACAGAACTGAGAGACCACACACTGTCCCACGATCCGAAACTATTCGAAAACACAATAGAACACAACAAGATACCGATAGTTGACATCACTAGAATCGATTGTCGGCTGTGCTCAGAGAAAATAGACGATATTGAGACGTTCAAAACCCACATAACCTCCAAACACCAGAAAGTCCTGTACCCTGTGGCCAACgagtttttgaaattcaaacTGACACCGAACAACCTAACCTGCACCGAGTGCGATGCGGTATTCCCGTTTTTCGACTCCCTAAAGAAACATATGGTAGAACACTTCGGCACGCACACGTGCGACGAATGCGGCGCGAGGTTCATAGAAGTTTCATTACTACGTTCGCACATAAAGAAGAAACACAACAAAGTGGACGCGAACTACCCCTGCGAGATATGCGGGAAGAATCTGAAGTCCAAGTACAGCATGGGGCTGCACGTCGCGACGGTACACGAGAAGAAACCCACGGTCAACTGCTACAAATGCGACGCGGCGTTCCTCTCGTACGCGTTGCGCAACCGCCACCTGATCGAGGCGCACGGCGACCAGCGCACGTTCCCTTGCAAGCTGTGCGACAAGGTGTACAACCGCCGGAAAACCTTGATAGAGCACCATCGGCGGAATCATTTGAAGGTCTTCAACCATCAGTGCGAGCTGTGCGCTCAGACATTCTACTTGCCGTCCAGTTTACAAGAACATATGGCCGTTCACACTGGAGAAAGGAACTTTAAATGCGAACATTGTGACAAAAGCTATCCGGGCCTGAAATCTCTGCAGTGTCATATGCGTTCACACAAGCGATAG
- the LOC123878498 gene encoding protein krueppel-like, with protein MRTHTGDKPFVCKMCNYKCAVNSSLVKHIRTHTGEKPFVCKLCSYKCPENSNLVKHMRTHTGEKPFVCKLCNYKCTVNSSLVRHMRTHTGEKPFVCKMCNYKCAVNSSLVKHIRTHTGEKPFVCKLCSYECPENII; from the exons atgaggactcacactggcgataaGCCTTTCGTTTGTAAgatgtgcaattataaatgtgcagtaaacagtagtttagtgaagcacataaggactcacactggcgaaaagcctttcgtgtgTAAGTTGTGCAGTTATAAATGTCcagaaaatagtaatttagtgaagcacatgaggactcacactggcgaaaagcctttcgtatgtaagttgtgcaattataaatgtacagtaaacagtagtttagtgaggcacatgaggactcacactggcgaaaag CCTTTCGTTTGTAAgatgtgcaattataaatgtgcagtaaacagtagtttagtgaagcacataaggactcacactggcgaaaagcctttcgtgtgTAAGTTGTGCAGTTATGAATGTCcagaaaata taatttag
- the LOC123878488 gene encoding zinc finger protein 433-like, which yields MAHVNANKTLKGPLINKALCRCCRSIKKCRLLTAEYEFKGSKEVYCDMFTDVFGLHLPHLDSDSMECCICAICVSRLREASDFRKQVLQSEQLLLDSRLKDSEIETNIDKTIQTVDVTKIKSLNTTSNKMEVEEPLSTADKIRKLYTIMKESINQESSDEKLKTIKAIEPIDQDEMVHNNTVVIITYSYACPFRNRISFYYCFYCNDVQFTNPIELREHTLTHDPKLFEKKLTHYNRIPIVDITRIDCRLCPEKIYSVETFKTHITSKHQKVLYPVTNEFLKFKLTPNNLTCTECNSVFTFFDALKKHMVGHFGTHTCDICGTCFLEPASLRTHIKTHNKVDANYPCEICGKNLKSKYSMGLHVATVHEKKPTVNCYKCDAAFLSYALRNRHLIEAHGDKRTFPCKLCDKVFRIRKNLAEHHRRCHVKAFNHQCVICARTFYLPSILQAHMATHTGERNFKCKHCDKSYSGLKSLNWHMRSHK from the exons atggcCCATGTGAATGCAAATAAAACCCTAAAGGGACCCTTGATCAATAAAGCATTGTGTCGTTGCTGCCGTTCGATAAAGAAATGTCGTCTTCTCACCGCTGAATACGAGTTCAAAGGCTCCAAGGAGGTGTATTGTGATATGTTTACAGACGTGTTTGGTCTTcat CTGCCACATTTAGACAGCGACAGCATGGAGTGCTGCATATGCGCCATCTGCGTGTCCCGGTTGCGCGAGGCCAGTGACTTCAGGAAGCAAGTGCTGCAGTCCGAGCAGTTGCTTTTAGATTCACGCCTCAAGG ATTCAGAAATTGAGACAAATATAGACAAAACTATACAAACTGTAGAtgtgacaaaaataaaatcattgaacACAACGAGTAACAAAATGGAAGTTGAGGAACCTCTGAGTACAGCAGACAAGATACGGAAGCTGTATACAATAATGAAGGAATCCATAAACCAAG AATCGTCGGATGAGAAGTTGAAAACAATAAAAGCAATCGAACCCATCGACCAAGATGAGATGGTCCATAATAATACTGTTGTGATTATCACCTACTCATACGCGTGTCCATTCCGTAACAGAATAAGCTTCTACTACTGCTTCTATTGCAATGACGTTCAATTCACGAACCCCATAGAACTCAGAGAGCACACGTTAACGCACGACCCAAAACTATTCGAGAAAAAGTTAACACATTATAATAGGATACCGATAGTGGATATCACGAGAATCGATTGCAGGCTGTGCccagaaaaaatatatagtgtTGAAACGTTTAAAACCCACATAACTTCTAAACACCAAAAAGTCCTCTACCCTGTGACCAacgagtttttaaaatttaaattgactCCAAACAATTTAACTTGCACCGAATGTAATTCAGTTTTTACTTTCTTCGATGCGTTGAAGAAACATATGGTTGGTCATTTCGGTACTCATACGTGTGACATATGCGGCACGTGCTTTCTGGAGCCCGCGTCCTTGCGCACGCACATAAAGACTCACAATAAAGTGGACGCGAACTACCCCTGCGAGATATGCGGGAAGAATTTAAAATCCAAATACAGTATGGGGTTGCACGTTGCGACGGTACATGAGAAGAAACCCACGGTCAACTGCTACAAATGCGACGCGGCGTTCCTCTCGTACGCGTTACGCAACCGCCACCTGATCGAGGCGCACGGCGACAAGCGCACGTTCCCTTGCAAGTTGTGCGATAAGGTTTTTCGGATACGGAAAAATTTGGCGGAGCACCATAGACGTTGTCACGTGAAGGCCTTCAACCATCAATGCGTCATTTGCGCGAGGACGTTCTACTTACCTTCAATCTTGCAAGCGCATATGGCAACTCATACAGGAGAAAGGAATTTTAAGTGTAAACACTGCGATAAGAGCTATTCGGGTCTCAAGTCGTTAAATTGGCATATGCGTTCACACAAATga